The sequence TGTATACCCGAGCTACGGCCTTCTTGTACGCTAAAGTGCGTAGGTGTACCTCGGCTCTCCTTTCTTCGAGGAGGTCCAGGTTTGCTCTTAGGCCCTCCTCGGAACCTGCTTGTTCGTAGCCGGAGGTACGCAAGGTTGAAAACACCACTTCAGGTGGGAGGACTGCTTCGATTCCGAACGCGAGGCTAAACGGAGATTCTCCTGAAGCAGTTTTTGGGGTTGTCCACATTGCCCATAGGACGCTCGGCAGCTCATCCACCCAGGCTCCGTGCGCGCCCGTGATCCTCTTCTTGAGGCCCTCTAAAATCGCCTGATTCATTACTTTGGTTTGACCGTTGGTTTGGGGGTGTGCCATTGAGCTGAACTTTAATTGTATCCCATACGACTAGTAATAGGCTTTGAATTTGGCGTTGTTGAACTGAGCTCCATTGTCGGTGATGATGGCCCTTGGAATCCCGAATCGAGTGATGATGTTCTTCCAAgtgaaactttgaacttgtttttCCGTGATGGAGGCCAAAGGTTCGGCTTCAACCCACCTCGTGAAGTAATCGACCCCCACTATGAGGAAGCGTCGTTACCCTGAAGCTGGAGGGAAAGGCCCGAGGAGGTCAAGTCCCCATTAGGCGAAGGGCCAGGCCGCTTCCATCGGGGTGAGAGGGACCGCTGGTTGGTGTTGCAGTCGAGCGTGCCTTTGGCATTGTTGGCATCGTTGTACGTACGATGCGGCGTCCTGGCGCATCATTGGCCAGTAATACCCTTGGTTGAGAGTCTTGAAGGCCAAAGTTCGTCCCCCGATATGTTCCCCACAAATCCCCTCATGGAGTTCGGCAAGGACTGTTTCGGCCTCGGGTGGTGCGAGACAGTGtaagagaggttgagagaagCCTCTACGGTATAGCTTTCCACCGACTATGCAATACCAGGCTTGGGCTCACCTTAGCCGTTTTACGACTACCGGGTTGTCAGGCTTCGTCCCGTCCTTCTTGAAGCAAAGGATCTCTTCCATCCAGTTGGGCGAGATTCGAGTTTCGGCGACGTCGTATGATGGTATTATCGATGCCATTATGGACTCGGTTGTCGGGACTGCTTCCAGACCTCGGGTCGAAGCTGACTTCGCCAAGGCATCGGCCTGTGTGTTCTGGGCCCGAGGTATCCGAGTGACCGAAAGCCAGTTGAAGAGGCGGGCGAGCTGCTGCGCTTCTGCCAAGTATGACGCCATGGTCGAGTCTCGGGCTTCATAGTTCCCGTTCATGTGTCCTATCACTAGTTGGGAGTCACTGAAAACCTCGAGGTTGCCCACTTGCATCTCTAGGGTGAGACGCAGGCCGTGGAGTAGCGCTTCATATtcagcctcgttgttggtggctcagAATTGTAGCCGGAGTGATCTCTTGTAGGTTTCTCTGGTTGGACCCTTGAGGATAAGTCCAATCCCGACTACCTCGGTGGTGGCTGAGCCATCCACGTGCAGGGTCCATATGCGATTGTCATCTTTCTGCCCATCTGCATGATCTTCAGGGGTTAGATCGAAGATGAAATCGGCTAGTACCTGGGCTTTTATGGCACTCTTAGGAGAGTATTGAATGTCGAATTCGCCGAGCTCGACTGACCACCGTAGCATTCGTCTTGACACGTCGAATTTAGACAGGATTTGTCGCAACGGTTGGTCAGTGACGACTTTGATTGTGTGAGCCTGGAAGTACGGGCGTAGCTTTCGGGCCATCTTTATCAACGCAAGGGTCAGCTTTTCGATCGGGGAATACCGCACCTCGGCCCGTCGAGGTACAGCACGTCGGCAGAGCTCCCGGTGTCAACCATTACCCTTCTCACTCGAGCGTTGGCGAtctggatggagatcaccaaagcgTCGTCATGATGGGAACGTTCGACCTCTTCGGCTCCGAAAGTGATTTCGGGCTCAAGCTCGGGTCTGGGGTATTTCTCGACCGTGCTCCAAGCATAGGCCTTCCTCGCCGTTGAGCTGCTGTCGCCGGCCATCGGTCCTCCAGAAATGACGTCGATCTGTCTTTCGACGGGCACCATGGGTCGTGGGGTCGCTTCTCGGGGTTCCTTGAGGTAGCGACCGAGATGACCCCTCCTGATCAGGTCCTCGATCTGGTTCTGGAGGTCGTGGCAGTCTTCCGTGTCGTGGCCGTAGTCTcggtggaacctgcaatattttGATCGATCTTTGTGAGTAACTTTCATGGGGTTGGGTGGTCGCAAAAGACCCTTCTCCCTGATTTGAAGGAAGATCTCGGTATGAGATGCGTTTAGCGAGAGGGGcggagtgctagtcataggtgcccagcaagccaatcacgtgagtgatggcacgtgtgacttgatacagaatctttttgcttattatattttggcgtatatcactttataactattgcatatatgcatatatatatatatatatatatatatatat comes from Musa acuminata AAA Group cultivar baxijiao chromosome BXJ3-3, Cavendish_Baxijiao_AAA, whole genome shotgun sequence and encodes:
- the LOC135632502 gene encoding uncharacterized protein LOC135632502, whose product is MTSTPPLSLNASHTEIFLQIREKGLLRPPNPMKVTHKDRSKYCRFHRDYGHDTEDCHDLQNQIEDLIRRGHLGRYLKEPREATPRPMVPVERQIDVISGGPMAGDSSSTARKAYAWSTVEKYPRPELEPEITFGAEEVERSHHDDALVISIQIANARVRRVMVDTGSSADVLYLDGPRCGIPRSKS
- the LOC103974082 gene encoding uncharacterized protein LOC103974082, producing MAHPQTNGQTKVMNQAILEGLKKRITGAHGAWVDELPSVLWAMWTTPKTASGESPFSLAFGIEAVLPPEVVFSTLRTSGYEQAGSEEGLRANLDLLEERRAEVHLRTLAYKKAVARVYNCKVHPRPIKVRDLVLRKAEVSDPTRARGKLAPN